The following proteins come from a genomic window of Pyxidicoccus sp. MSG2:
- a CDS encoding PilZ domain-containing protein, translated as MQRKVAQKASVTVRAPVTEAPAVVKETRPAGGALEARQPAAPLIEMNQGEAEHRQFPRAQLATRFEVWVDGEGGRRFAASFTSVNVSVSGAFLESTFYLPMGTVLGVRFSLEPGAAPVLARAEIVREERSTGPEGRTGFGIRFIDFSGQTEVALARLFVGMRLRTFAEEYLKSQRARSLPNELERVVDVLAAWELLKATTSAADPWQGG; from the coding sequence ATGCAGAGGAAGGTTGCCCAGAAGGCCAGTGTGACGGTTCGCGCGCCGGTGACCGAGGCGCCGGCAGTGGTGAAGGAAACGCGCCCCGCGGGAGGCGCCCTGGAGGCGCGCCAGCCGGCCGCGCCCCTCATCGAGATGAACCAGGGAGAGGCCGAGCACCGGCAGTTCCCCCGCGCCCAGTTGGCCACGCGCTTCGAGGTGTGGGTGGACGGTGAGGGCGGGCGGCGCTTCGCCGCGAGCTTCACGTCCGTCAACGTCAGCGTCAGCGGGGCCTTCCTGGAGAGCACCTTCTACCTGCCGATGGGCACGGTGCTGGGCGTGCGCTTCTCGCTGGAGCCGGGGGCCGCGCCGGTACTGGCACGCGCGGAAATCGTCCGGGAGGAGCGCTCCACCGGGCCCGAGGGCCGCACCGGTTTCGGCATCCGTTTCATCGACTTCAGCGGGCAGACGGAGGTGGCGCTGGCGCGCCTCTTCGTGGGCATGCGCCTGCGCACCTTCGCGGAGGAATACCTGAAGTCTCAGCGGGCCCGCTCACTTCCCAATGAATTGGAACGCGTGGTGGATGTGCTGGCCGCCTGGGAATTGCTCAAGGCCACCACCTCCGCCGCAGATCCCTGGCAGGGCGGGTAG